The following are encoded together in the Cheilinus undulatus linkage group 3, ASM1832078v1, whole genome shotgun sequence genome:
- the gnat1 gene encoding guanine nucleotide-binding protein G(t) subunit alpha-1, which translates to MGAGASAEEKHSRELEKKLKEDADKDARTVKLLLLGAGESGKSTIVKQMKIIHKDGYSLEECLEFIVIIYSNTLQSIMAIVKAMNTLNINYGHPDQQDDARKLMHLADTIEEGTMPKELSDIILRLWKDSGIQACFDRASEYQLNDSAGYYLNDLERLIQPGYVPTEQDVLRSRVKTTGIIETQFSFKDLHFRMFDVGGQRSERKKWIHCFEGVTCIIFIAALSAYDMVLVEDDEVNRMHESLHLFNSICNHRYFATTSIVLFLNKKDVFIEKIKKAHLSMCFPEYDGPNTYEDAGNYIKLQFLDLNMRRDVKEVYSHMTCATDTENVKFVFDAVTDIIIKENLKDCGLF; encoded by the exons ATGGGGGCTGGAGCAAGCGCTGAGGAGAAACACTCCAGAGAGCTGGAGAAGAAGCTGAAGGAGGATGCTGACAAGGATGCAAGAACTGTCAAACTGCTGCTGCTAG gTGCTGGAGAATCAGGCAAAAGCACAATTGTCAAACAGATGAA AATTATCCACAAAGATGGTTACTCACTGGAGGAGTGTTTGGAGTTCATTGTCATCATCTACAGCAACACACTGCAGTCCATCATGGCCATCGTGAAGGCCATGAACACACTCAACATTAACTACGGACACCCTGATCAGCAG GATGATGCCAGAAAACTGATGCACCTTGCAGACACGATTGAGGAGGGCACAATGCCCAAAGAGCTGTCGGACATCATTCTGCGTCTGTGGAAGGACTCTGGCATACAGGCGTGCTTCGACAGGGCCTCAGAGTACCAACTCAACGACTCTGCTGGATA TTACCTGAATGACCTGGAGAGACTGATCCAGCCAGGCTACGTGCCAACTGAACAAGATGTGCTGAGATCGAGAGTTAAGACCACAGGTATCATCGAGACCCAGTTTTCCTTCAAAGATTTACATTTCAG AATGTTTGATGTGGGTGGTCAGAGATCAGAGAGGAAGAAGTGGATCCATTGTTTCGAAGGCGTTACCTGTATCATCTTCATCGCTGCGTTGAGCGCCTACGACATGGTGCTGGTGGAGGATGATGAAGTG AACCGAATGCATGAAAGTCTGCACTTGTTCAACAGTATCTGCAACCACCGCTACTTTGCCACCACCTCCATTGTCCTCTTTCTGAACAAGAAAGATGTGTTCATCGAGAAGATCAAGAAGGCTCATCTCAGCATGTGCTTCCCTGAGTATGATG GCCCCAATACTTATGAGGATGCTGGTAACTACATCAAACTGCAGTTCCTGGACCTGAACATGCGCCGAGATGTCAAAGAAGTTTATTCTCACATGACCTGTGCTACGGACACAGAGAACGTCAAGTTTGTGTTTGACGCTGTCAccgacatcatcatcaaagaaaACCTGAAGGATTGTGGTCTTTTTTAA
- the edem1 gene encoding ER degradation-enhancing alpha-mannosidase-like protein 1, with amino-acid sequence MQWRSIVVGLVVLRLSLSCVLWLAFGLGPSVSWGFNFPLGFSLHKFDLLFREEKGTDQVGSSWSQRLQGPRYEVPASTCARVGEESPKRSYLSFFDGNKDEYVRRYSSFPDTLREKMKSMAKEMFYFGYDNYMKYAFPMDELNPIDCEGRGPDVLNPSNININDVLGNYSLTLIDTLDTLLVLGNVSEFQRAVKLVIDTVSFDKDSTVQVFEANIRILGSLISSHILLTDPKHPFGKVGFEDYDNELLHLAHDLAVRLLPAFENTRTGIPYPRVNLKTGVPPDSINETCTAGAGSLLVEFGILSRLIGDSTFEWVARRAVRALWNLRNNETGLLGNVVNIQTGQWVGKQSGLGAGMDSFYEYLLKSYILFGEKEDYRMFQAAYESIQNHMRRGRESCNEGEGDPPLYVNVNMFSGEIMNTWIDSLQAFFPGLQVLSGDVDNAICLHAFYYAIWKRFGALPERYNWQLQAPDVLFYPLRPELVESTYLLYQATKNPFYLHVGMDILQSLEKNAKVRCGYATLHHVVDKSKEDRMESFFLSETCKYLYLLFDEDNPLHRSDNKYIFTTEGHVVPIERRFREKQWSDLFPCEEGRLAEREPNSRPAPSNITNCNRIPEERRYTLPLKSIYMRQIDHMVGLF; translated from the exons ATGCAATGGCGGTCAATAGTCGTAGGTCTGGTGGTTCTGAGACTTTCCCTCAGCTGTGTACTGTGGCTAGCTTTCGGACTCGGTCCTAGCGTCAGCTGGGGATTCAACTTCCCCCTCGGTTTCAGTTTGCACAAATTCGACTTGTTATTTAGGGAGGAAAAGGGGACAGACCAAGTGGGCAGCTCGTGGTCTCAACGATTACAGGGCCCCAGATATGAAGTGCCCGCCAGCACCTGTGCAAGGGTGGGAGAGGAGTCACCCAAGAGATCCTACCTGAGCTTCTTCGACGGGAATAAGGACGAGTATGTCCGGAGGTACAGCTCCTTCCCGGACACGCTGCGAGAGAAAATGAAGAGCATGgccaaagaaatgttttattttgggtATGACAACTACATGAAATATGCCTTCCCCATGGACGAGCTGAACCCCATTGACTGTGAGGGGAGAGGACCTGACGTGCTGAACCC atcaaACATCAACATCAATGATGTCCTGGGGAATTATTCCCTCACACTGATCGACACCTTAGACACCCTGCTT GTGCTGGGAAATGTAAGCGAGTTCCAGAGAGCTGTCAAGCTGGTGATAGACACTGTATCTTTTGACAAGGACTCAACTGTGCAAGTTTTTGAGGCAAACATCAG GATCTTGGGAAGCCTTATTTCATCTCACATCCTGCTGACTGACCCAAAACATCCGTTTGGAAAGGTGGGCTTTGAAGATTACGATAATGAGCTGCTTCACTTGGCTCATGACTTGGCTGTCCGCTTACTGCCAGCCTTTGAGAACACCAGAACAGGCATTCCTTACCCCAGG GTGAACTTAAAGACTGGGGTTCCTCCAGATAGCATCAATGAGACTTGCACTGCAGGAGcagggtctctgttggtggaGTTTGGGATTTTGAGTCGACTGATTGGTGATTCCACCTTTGAATGGGTTGCCAGACGAGCTGTGAGAGCTCTGTGGAACCTGAGGAACAATGAAACCGGTCTGTTAG GGAATGTAGTAAACATCCAAACAGGACAGTGGGTGGGCAAACAGAGTGGTCTGGGAGCTGGTATGGACTCCTTTTATGAGTATTTGCTCAAATCGTACATCCTATTCGGAGAGAAAGAGGACTACAGAATGTTCCAGGCTGCTTATGAGAGCATTCAAAACCACATGAGGAGAGG GAGAGAGTCATGTAATGAAGGAGAGGGGGACCCACCCCTCTATGTGAATGTGAACATGTTTAGTGGTGAGATCATGAACACCTGGATCGACTCCCTTCAGGCTTTCTTTCCTGGGCTGCAG GTGTTGAGTGGTGATGTTGATAATGCCATTTGCCTGCACGCCTTCTACTACGCCATCTGGAAGCGCTTCGGTGCTCTGCCGGAGAGATACAACTGGCAGCTGCAGGCTCCTGATGTGCTCTTCTACCCTTTAAGACCAGAGCTGGTTGAGTCGACCTACCTGCTGTACCAG GCGACCAAAAATCCTTTCTATTTACACGTAGGAATGGATATTCTTCAGAGCCTtgagaaaaatgccaaagtCAG ATGTGGGTATGCCACTCTGCACCACGTGGTGGACAAATCCAAAGAGGATCGCATGGAGAGCTTCTTCCTCAGTGAAACATGCAAATACCTTTACCTG TTGTTTGATGAGGACAACCCACTTCACAGATCGGATAACAAGTACATCTTCACCACTGAGGGCCATGTGGTGCCGATAGAGAGGCGCTTCAGGGAGAAACAATGGAGTGACTTGTTTCCTTGTGAAGAGGGGAGGCTGGCAGAAAGAGAGCCAAACAGCCGGCCAGCACCAAGCAACATCACAAAC TGTAACAGAATACCAGAAGAGCGGCGCTACACGCTGCCGTTAAAGAGCATCTACATGAGGCAGATCGACCACATGGTCGGGCTCTTCTGA
- the arl8ba gene encoding ADP-ribosylation factor-like protein 8B-A isoform X2 — translation MRPTSLPDWKTPHLTGREEQTAPQGSLNNDLKMLALINRLLDWFKSLFWKEEMELTLVGLQYSGKTTFVNVIASGHFSEDMIPTVGFNMRKVSKGNVTIKIWDIGGQPRFRSMWERYCRGVNAIVYMVDAADREKVEASRNELHNLLDKPQLQGIPVLVLGNKRDLPTALDEKQLIEKMNLSAIQDREICCYSISCKEKDNIDITLQWLIQHSKSRRS, via the exons ATGCGTCCCACTTCCCTTCCTGACTGGAAAACGCCACATCTGACAGGGAGGGAGGAACAGACAGCACCACAGGGGAGTTTAAACAACGACCTCAAGATGCTGGCACTTATAAACCGGCTTTTGGACTGGTTCAAGTCTCTGTTTTggaaggaggagatggagctgACGCTGGTCGGTCTCCAGTACTCGGGAAAAACAACATTTGTAAACGTGATCGCT TCAGGGCACTTCAGTGAAGACATGATCCCTACAGTTGGCTTCAACATGAGGAAAGTCTCCAAAGGAAATGTCACCATCAAG ATCTGGGACATAGGAGGCCAGCCAAGGTTCAGGAGCATGTGGGAGCGGTACTGTAGGGGAGTTAATGCAATTGT GTACATGGTTGATGCAGCAGATCGAGAAAAGGTGGAGGCTTCCAGAAATGAGCTTCATAATTTATTAGACAAACCTCAGTTGCAAGGAATTCCT gttttGGTACTTGGTAACAAAAGAGACCTTCCCACTGCTTTAGACGAGAAGCAGCTCATTGAGAAAAT GAATCTGTCAGCTATTCAGGACAGAGAGATCTGCTGCTACTCAATTTCctgcaaagaaaaagacaacattg aTATCACACTTCAGTGGCTCATCCAGCACTCGAAATCCAGGAGGAGCTGA
- the arl8ba gene encoding ADP-ribosylation factor-like protein 8B-A isoform X1 produces the protein MRPTSLPDWKTPHLTGREEQTAPQGSLNNDLKMLALINRLLDWFKSLFWKEEMELTLVGLQYSGKTTFVNVIAILNDVFQDRCTHGNKPEIQSGHFSEDMIPTVGFNMRKVSKGNVTIKIWDIGGQPRFRSMWERYCRGVNAIVYMVDAADREKVEASRNELHNLLDKPQLQGIPVLVLGNKRDLPTALDEKQLIEKMNLSAIQDREICCYSISCKEKDNIDITLQWLIQHSKSRRS, from the exons ATGCGTCCCACTTCCCTTCCTGACTGGAAAACGCCACATCTGACAGGGAGGGAGGAACAGACAGCACCACAGGGGAGTTTAAACAACGACCTCAAGATGCTGGCACTTATAAACCGGCTTTTGGACTGGTTCAAGTCTCTGTTTTggaaggaggagatggagctgACGCTGGTCGGTCTCCAGTACTCGGGAAAAACAACATTTGTAAACGTGATCGCT ATATTAAACGACGTCTTTCAGGACAGGTGTACCCATGGAAACAAGCCTGAAATACAG TCAGGGCACTTCAGTGAAGACATGATCCCTACAGTTGGCTTCAACATGAGGAAAGTCTCCAAAGGAAATGTCACCATCAAG ATCTGGGACATAGGAGGCCAGCCAAGGTTCAGGAGCATGTGGGAGCGGTACTGTAGGGGAGTTAATGCAATTGT GTACATGGTTGATGCAGCAGATCGAGAAAAGGTGGAGGCTTCCAGAAATGAGCTTCATAATTTATTAGACAAACCTCAGTTGCAAGGAATTCCT gttttGGTACTTGGTAACAAAAGAGACCTTCCCACTGCTTTAGACGAGAAGCAGCTCATTGAGAAAAT GAATCTGTCAGCTATTCAGGACAGAGAGATCTGCTGCTACTCAATTTCctgcaaagaaaaagacaacattg aTATCACACTTCAGTGGCTCATCCAGCACTCGAAATCCAGGAGGAGCTGA